Proteins from a genomic interval of Arvicola amphibius chromosome 14, mArvAmp1.2, whole genome shotgun sequence:
- the Fdps gene encoding farnesyl pyrophosphate synthase isoform X3: protein MNGNQKLEACNQDRQDFVQHFSQIVKVLTEDELGHPETGDAIARLKEVLEYNAVGGKYNRGLTVLQAFRELVEPRKQDAESLQRALTVGWCVELLQAFLLVADDIMDSSLTRRGQICWYQKPGIGLDAVNDALLLEACIYRLLKLYCREQPYYLNLLELFLQSSYQTEIGQTLDLITAPQGHVDLGRYTEKRYKSIVKYKTAFYSFYLPVAAAMYMAGIDGEKEHANAMKILLEMGEFFQIQDDYLDLFGDPSVTGKVGTDIQDNKCSWLVVQCLLRATPQQRQILEENYGQKDPEKVAQVKALYEALDLPAVFLKYEEDSYSRLKSLVEQYSAPLPPAIFLELAKKIYKRKK, encoded by the exons ATGAATGGAAACCAGAAACTGGAGGCTTGTAACCAAGACAGGCAGGATTTCGTCCAGCACTTCTCCCAGATTGTCAAGGTGCTGACTGAGGACGAGCTAGGCCACCCGGAGACAGGCGATGCCATTGCCCGGCTCAAGGAG GTCCTGGAGTACAATGCTGTGGGAGGCAAATACAATCGGGGTTTGACTGTACTCCAAGCCTTCCGGGAGCTGGTGGAGCCAAGGAAACAGGATGCCGAGAGTCTGCAGCGGGCCCTGACCGTGGGCTGGTGTGTAGAACTG ctccaGGCTTTCCTCCTTGTGGCAGATGACATCATGGATTCTTCGCTCACTCGCCGTGGACAGATCTGCTGGTACCAGAAGCCAGGCATAGGCTTGGATGCCGTCAATGATGCTCTGCTTCTGGAAGCCTGCATCTACCGCCTGCTGAAGTTGTACTGCAGGGAGCAGCCCTACTACCTGAACCTGCTGGAGCTCTTTCTGCAG AGCTCCTATCAGACAGAGATTGGGCAGACCCTTGACCTTATTACAGCACCCCAGGGCCATGTGGATCTTGGTAGATACACTGAAAAGAG GTACAAATCTATTGTCAAGTACAAGACGGCTTTCTATTCTTTCTACCTGCCTGTGGCGGCCGCCATGTACATG GCAGGCATTGATGGGGAGAAGGAACATGCCAATGCCATGAAGATCCTGCTGGAGATGGGCGAGTTCTTTCAGATCCAG GATGACTACCTTGATCTCTTCGGGGACCCCAGTGTGACTGGAAAGGTCGGCACTGACATCCAGGACAACAAATGCAGCTGGCTGGTGGTTCAGTGTCTGCTCCGAGCCACTCCGCAACAGCGTCAGATCTTAGAG GAGAATTATGGGCAGAAGGACCCAGAGAAGGTGGCACAGGTGAAAGCGCTGTATGAAGCGCTGGATCTGCCAGCTGTGTTCTTAAAGTACGAGGAAGACAGCTATAGCCGCCTCAAGAGCCTCGTGGAACAGTACTCTGCGCCGCTGCCCCCAGCCATCTTCCTGGAACTAGCAAAGAAGATCTACAAGCGGAAAAAGTGA
- the Fdps gene encoding farnesyl pyrophosphate synthase isoform X2: protein MPLSRWLRSAGVFLLPAPCLAPRERWLGSIQRPSLAYGCPVLGAWHGARWWCQVWTKEPRAFCSSLRMNGNQKLEACNQDRQDFVQHFSQIVKVLTEDELGHPETGDAIARLKEVLEYNAVGGKYNRGLTVLQAFRELVEPRKQDAESLQRALTVGWCVELLQAFLLVADDIMDSSLTRRGQICWYQKPGIGLDAVNDALLLEACIYRLLKLYCREQPYYLNLLELFLQSSYQTEIGQTLDLITAPQGHVDLGRYTEKRYKSIVKYKTAFYSFYLPVAAAMYMAGIDGEKEHANAMKILLEMGEFFQIQDDYLDLFGDPSVTGKVGTDIQDNKCSWLVVQCLLRATPQQRQILEENYGQKDPEKVAQVKALYEALDLPAVFLKYEEDSYSRLKSLVEQYSAPLPPAIFLELAKKIYKRKK, encoded by the exons ATGCCCTTGTCCCGCTGGCTGAGATCTGCGGGGGTCTTCCTGCTGCCGGCCCCCTGCCTGGCACCCCGGGAGAGGTGGCTTGGTTCCATACAACGACCCTCCCTGGCATATGGGTGTCCAGTCCTGGGGGCCTGGCACGGTGCCCGCTGGTGGTGCCAAGTGTGGACAAAGGAGCCTCG agCATTTTGTTCCTCTCTCAGAATGAATGGAAACCAGAAACTGGAGGCTTGTAACCAAGACAGGCAGGATTTCGTCCAGCACTTCTCCCAGATTGTCAAGGTGCTGACTGAGGACGAGCTAGGCCACCCGGAGACAGGCGATGCCATTGCCCGGCTCAAGGAG GTCCTGGAGTACAATGCTGTGGGAGGCAAATACAATCGGGGTTTGACTGTACTCCAAGCCTTCCGGGAGCTGGTGGAGCCAAGGAAACAGGATGCCGAGAGTCTGCAGCGGGCCCTGACCGTGGGCTGGTGTGTAGAACTG ctccaGGCTTTCCTCCTTGTGGCAGATGACATCATGGATTCTTCGCTCACTCGCCGTGGACAGATCTGCTGGTACCAGAAGCCAGGCATAGGCTTGGATGCCGTCAATGATGCTCTGCTTCTGGAAGCCTGCATCTACCGCCTGCTGAAGTTGTACTGCAGGGAGCAGCCCTACTACCTGAACCTGCTGGAGCTCTTTCTGCAG AGCTCCTATCAGACAGAGATTGGGCAGACCCTTGACCTTATTACAGCACCCCAGGGCCATGTGGATCTTGGTAGATACACTGAAAAGAG GTACAAATCTATTGTCAAGTACAAGACGGCTTTCTATTCTTTCTACCTGCCTGTGGCGGCCGCCATGTACATG GCAGGCATTGATGGGGAGAAGGAACATGCCAATGCCATGAAGATCCTGCTGGAGATGGGCGAGTTCTTTCAGATCCAG GATGACTACCTTGATCTCTTCGGGGACCCCAGTGTGACTGGAAAGGTCGGCACTGACATCCAGGACAACAAATGCAGCTGGCTGGTGGTTCAGTGTCTGCTCCGAGCCACTCCGCAACAGCGTCAGATCTTAGAG GAGAATTATGGGCAGAAGGACCCAGAGAAGGTGGCACAGGTGAAAGCGCTGTATGAAGCGCTGGATCTGCCAGCTGTGTTCTTAAAGTACGAGGAAGACAGCTATAGCCGCCTCAAGAGCCTCGTGGAACAGTACTCTGCGCCGCTGCCCCCAGCCATCTTCCTGGAACTAGCAAAGAAGATCTACAAGCGGAAAAAGTGA
- the Fdps gene encoding farnesyl pyrophosphate synthase isoform X1, producing MPLSRWLRSAGVFLLPAPCLAPRERWLGSIQRPSLAYGCPVLGAWHGARWWCQVWTKEPRMNGNQKLEACNQDRQDFVQHFSQIVKVLTEDELGHPETGDAIARLKEVLEYNAVGGKYNRGLTVLQAFRELVEPRKQDAESLQRALTVGWCVELLQAFLLVADDIMDSSLTRRGQICWYQKPGIGLDAVNDALLLEACIYRLLKLYCREQPYYLNLLELFLQSSYQTEIGQTLDLITAPQGHVDLGRYTEKRYKSIVKYKTAFYSFYLPVAAAMYMAGIDGEKEHANAMKILLEMGEFFQIQDDYLDLFGDPSVTGKVGTDIQDNKCSWLVVQCLLRATPQQRQILEENYGQKDPEKVAQVKALYEALDLPAVFLKYEEDSYSRLKSLVEQYSAPLPPAIFLELAKKIYKRKK from the exons ATGCCCTTGTCCCGCTGGCTGAGATCTGCGGGGGTCTTCCTGCTGCCGGCCCCCTGCCTGGCACCCCGGGAGAGGTGGCTTGGTTCCATACAACGACCCTCCCTGGCATATGGGTGTCCAGTCCTGGGGGCCTGGCACGGTGCCCGCTGGTGGTGCCAAGTGTGGACAAAGGAGCCTCG AATGAATGGAAACCAGAAACTGGAGGCTTGTAACCAAGACAGGCAGGATTTCGTCCAGCACTTCTCCCAGATTGTCAAGGTGCTGACTGAGGACGAGCTAGGCCACCCGGAGACAGGCGATGCCATTGCCCGGCTCAAGGAG GTCCTGGAGTACAATGCTGTGGGAGGCAAATACAATCGGGGTTTGACTGTACTCCAAGCCTTCCGGGAGCTGGTGGAGCCAAGGAAACAGGATGCCGAGAGTCTGCAGCGGGCCCTGACCGTGGGCTGGTGTGTAGAACTG ctccaGGCTTTCCTCCTTGTGGCAGATGACATCATGGATTCTTCGCTCACTCGCCGTGGACAGATCTGCTGGTACCAGAAGCCAGGCATAGGCTTGGATGCCGTCAATGATGCTCTGCTTCTGGAAGCCTGCATCTACCGCCTGCTGAAGTTGTACTGCAGGGAGCAGCCCTACTACCTGAACCTGCTGGAGCTCTTTCTGCAG AGCTCCTATCAGACAGAGATTGGGCAGACCCTTGACCTTATTACAGCACCCCAGGGCCATGTGGATCTTGGTAGATACACTGAAAAGAG GTACAAATCTATTGTCAAGTACAAGACGGCTTTCTATTCTTTCTACCTGCCTGTGGCGGCCGCCATGTACATG GCAGGCATTGATGGGGAGAAGGAACATGCCAATGCCATGAAGATCCTGCTGGAGATGGGCGAGTTCTTTCAGATCCAG GATGACTACCTTGATCTCTTCGGGGACCCCAGTGTGACTGGAAAGGTCGGCACTGACATCCAGGACAACAAATGCAGCTGGCTGGTGGTTCAGTGTCTGCTCCGAGCCACTCCGCAACAGCGTCAGATCTTAGAG GAGAATTATGGGCAGAAGGACCCAGAGAAGGTGGCACAGGTGAAAGCGCTGTATGAAGCGCTGGATCTGCCAGCTGTGTTCTTAAAGTACGAGGAAGACAGCTATAGCCGCCTCAAGAGCCTCGTGGAACAGTACTCTGCGCCGCTGCCCCCAGCCATCTTCCTGGAACTAGCAAAGAAGATCTACAAGCGGAAAAAGTGA